Part of the Vicinamibacteria bacterium genome, AGGGTGCCTTCGGACTTTCGACGGGCCTCTTCTACACTCCCGGGTTTTTTGCTTCGACCGAGGAGGTCATCGAGCTCGCCAGGGTAGCCGCCGAGTACGACGGAATCTACGACACCCACGACCGTGACCTCGGTGCGAGCTACCAGGGGATCGGGTTTCTGAGCTCGATCCGGGAAGGAATCGAGATCGGCGAGTCTTCCGGGACTCGGGTCATCTTCAGCCATTTCAACCCTCAGGGAGCGCACAACTACGGGCGTGCCCCCGAGGGGGCGAAGCTCATCGACGAGGCTCGCGCCCGCGGAGTCGACGTGGCGGCAGCCCAGCACGTCTACACCGCGACTCAATCGAGTCTGTCCGCTTACACGATTCCGAGGTGGGCCTCCGACGGAGGGCGGGAGGCGATGCTCTCGCGATTGAGAGACCGCGAAAGCTTCACCCGAATCGCTTCGGAGATGGCGGAGATGCTGGCCATCCGGGGAGGTGCCGAGAAGATACGGATCGTGGATCCTCGCCCAGAGCTCAACGGGAGAACGCTCGCCGAGGTCGCGACCGGTTGGGGACTCACGATACCCGAGACCGTGCGCCGGATCCTCGAGGGGGGCTCAGCCGCCGTCATGAACCTGGATCTGTACGACATGGAGAACACACGCTTCCTCGCGACGCGCGGTTGGATGATGACCTGTACCGACGGCCGCGACCCCACGCCCGATCAAGCCGTGACGCATCCACGTGTTTTCGGGGCGTTCACGAGAAAGCTTCGTCTCTTCGTGCTCGACGAAGCGGTCCTCACCATGCCCTTCGCCATTCGAAGCATGAGCGGTCTCGCCGCCGAGTTCCTCGGCCTCGACGACCGAGGCCGGATTCGGGTGGGATCGGTTGCCGACATCGCGGTTTTTCAAAGCGAGCGGATTCGGGATCGCGCGACTTATGAAGACCCTCGGCAATTCTCTGAAGGCACGGTCCACGTCCTCGTGAACGGGCGCTTCACCATTCGAGATGGCGAGCTGACCGGTGCGCTTCCAGGGGTTCCTATCTACAGGTCGCGAAAGGAAGACAGGGGTACCGCGCATGCGGTGA contains:
- a CDS encoding amidohydrolase family protein yields the protein LAYVGHGAVRREVLGMDNRAPTDAELQTMRDLVRQGMDEGAFGLSTGLFYTPGFFASTEEVIELARVAAEYDGIYDTHDRDLGASYQGIGFLSSIREGIEIGESSGTRVIFSHFNPQGAHNYGRAPEGAKLIDEARARGVDVAAAQHVYTATQSSLSAYTIPRWASDGGREAMLSRLRDRESFTRIASEMAEMLAIRGGAEKIRIVDPRPELNGRTLAEVATGWGLTIPETVRRILEGGSAAVMNLDLYDMENTRFLATRGWMMTCTDGRDPTPDQAVTHPRVFGAFTRKLRLFVLDEAVLTMPFAIRSMSGLAAEFLGLDDRGRIRVGSVADIAVFQSERIRDRATYEDPRQFSEGTVHVLVNGRFTIRDGELTGALPGVPIYRSRKEDRGTAHAVKVPAPALSE